GGAAGCTTCAGTAGTTATTATCCTAAAACGTTGTGAATCCATTCCGACTGCAGAAAACTATATTGGTGTAGATAAAGGTGCCTTAACACTTGCAAGAAGTGGTAAGAGAATGTTACTGGCAATCGGTGATTTTGACTCTGTAGAAGAAAGCGATTTATCTTGTATCAAAGAATACAGTGATGCATTTATTCAACTAAATACAATCAAGGATGATACCGATGGTGAGGCAGCAGTTATGTATGCTATCGGGAAGGGATATCAAAAAATACACCTCTATGGTGGACTTGGTGGTAGAGTAGACCATGCGATGATTAATCTACGGTTGGTATCACGCTTTCCTGAAACTGTATATCTCCATGATGAAAATAACTTTATTTATTCTCTTGGTGAGGGCATATATTCCATTGGTAAACGCGATTATACATACATTTCATTCTTTACCGAAGATGAATCAATTATCACCTTGGAAGGGATGAAATACCCATTAACCAATCAAAAGCTTACCAATAAAGATACCTATACAACTTCCAATGAGATTTTGGAAGAGATG
This genomic window from Solobacterium moorei contains:
- a CDS encoding thiamine diphosphokinase, which produces MEASVVIILKRCESIPTAENYIGVDKGALTLARSGKRMLLAIGDFDSVEESDLSCIKEYSDAFIQLNTIKDDTDGEAAVMYAIGKGYQKIHLYGGLGGRVDHAMINLRLVSRFPETVYLHDENNFIYSLGEGIYSIGKRDYTYISFFTEDESIITLEGMKYPLTNQKLTNKDTYTTSNEILEEMGIVTVHTGKVTVIQSKDA